A portion of the Pangasianodon hypophthalmus isolate fPanHyp1 chromosome 20, fPanHyp1.pri, whole genome shotgun sequence genome contains these proteins:
- the rpusd4 gene encoding pseudouridylate synthase RPUSD4, mitochondrial encodes MSTVKLLGVWISRHLKSRCIFGNTRINYYEAPRCLLRPGREFGTVSEKETDVTPGRKRGLRAADIAERLRHEKQNKAHTTNKVPVSPVQRNVAELKQITQQLQSVHPNVFAKALSKSILYQDQNLIAVNKPYGVPVYSTGGIRNSIAESLPVLAKIIDGMKGGSELHVCYNLEKDTTGILFLARTEETAERIHNLIRSHQAEKRYMVITVGVPVPSEGVIDIPIIEKEVMGDQHHFKMALSPLYRPAEEGDGLVRVRAHRQAHSAVTRYKVLDSSSGCSLVELQPITGVKHQLRVHMALALACPILGDHKYAHWNKLAPQKLPEGVLRRLGLEQSKTRHLPLHLHVRQITLPGVRGHGDLTVSCPLPKFFTAAMKKLQIELPEKP; translated from the exons ATGAGCACAGTAAAGTTATTAGGTGTGTGGATAAGTCGACACTTGAAGAGTCGCTGTATTTTTGGGAACACACGAATAAATTATTATGAAGCGCCACGATGTTTACTGCGTCCTGGGAGAGAATTCGGTACGGTTTCGGAGAAAGAAACAGACGTTACTCCTGGGAGAAAAAGAGGTCTGAGAGCCGCGGATATCGCAGAAAGGCTTCGGCATGAAAAACAGAACAAGGCACATACAACAAATAAG GTTCCGGTGTCTCCTGTGCAGAGGAATGTGGCAGAACTGAAGCAGATCACTCAGCAGCTCCAATCTGTCCATCCAAATGTTTTTGCAAAAGCACTTTCTAAGAGTATTCTGTACCAAGACCAAAACCTCATCGCTGTAAATAAACCATATGGAGTCCCAGTTTACA GTACTGGAGGCATCAGGAACAGCATTGCAGAGAGTCTGCCAGTCCTGGCCAAGATTATTGATGGCATGAAAGGAGGATCTGAGCTGCACGTCTGTTACAATCTCGAGAAAGACACCACAGGCATTTTGTTCCTGGCCAGGACGGAGGAGACTGCAGAACGAATACACAATCTCATCAGATCGCATCAAGCAGAGAAGAGATACAT GGTGATCACTGTTGGTGTCCCTGTTCCTTCTGAAGGTGTGATTGACATCCCCATCATTGAGAAGGAGGTCATGGGGGACCAGCATCACTTTAAG ATGGCTCTGAGTCCGCTGTACAGACCGGCGGAGGAGGGAGACGGGCTGGTCCGAGTGAGAGCTCACCGGCAAGCACACAGTGCCGTCACACGCTACAAAGTCCTGGACAGCAGCTCAGGATGCAGCTTGGTGGAGCTCCAGCCAATCACAG gagtgAAACATCAGCTGCGGGTTCACATGGCGTTGGCTCTGGCTTGCCCTATTCTGGGAGATCATAAGTACGCCCACTGGAACAAGCTGGCTCCTCAg aagtTACCGGAAGGTGTGCTGCGGCGGCTTGGACTGGAGCAGAGCAAAACCCGACACCTTCCTCTCCACCTCCATGTCCGACAGATCACCCTTCCAGGGGTCAGGGGTCACGGTGACCTCACTGTGTCCTGCCCCCTTCCCAAATTCTTCACAGCAGCTATGAAAAAACTGCAAATCGAGCTACCTGAGAAGCCATAA